The Vibrio chagasii genome includes a region encoding these proteins:
- the recC gene encoding exodeoxyribonuclease V subunit gamma translates to MFTVYHSNKVDTLKILLVHLIKSDPLANPFEKEQILVQSPGMSQWLKMELAKEFGVAANIDFPLPATFIWDMFTQVLPDVPKRSAFNKEAMTWKLMSLLPAKLDHPDFLPLQRYLENDEDGSKLYQLAEKIADIFDGYLVYRPEWMAMWEAGEPVAELIDSEGQQEHPWQPILWKALYEQTLSQGQSKYHRGNLYHDFIEALANQQGQLQHLPKRLFVFGISSLPPRYMDALKALGEQIDVHLMFTNPCQHYWGDIRDRKYLARVEAQRRKQFALVDGLPQLEGEVSPLKDGIEANIEDELHTSQAVGNSLLASMGKLGRDNLFLLSQSDSEEHEFFIDVERDSLLHQLQADILELEEHQDDHILDSSNHKQVVELGDRSLTVHACHSPMREVEVLHDQLLAMFDADPTLKPRDIIVMVADINAYSPAIQAVFGNAPGERYIPYSISDRTADQESPILTAFMQLVALPNTRCLASELLELLEIPAMMARFGIDEFQFEQAKQWVEEAGIRWGVDSSTATEFDLPATEQNTWLFGIQRMLLGYAMSDSAGLFETEHSPIAAYNEVQGINAELAGKLAHFIDSIAHYRQRLAKTQSIDMWRETLLQMIDDFFAVELEGEVVLKSIRDALSQLNEQLDDALYEQELSPSIIYQYLNNKLSGARISQRFLAGQVNFCTLMPMRSIPFKTVCLLGMNDGVYPRSMPPEGFDLMNGRTRPGDRSRRDDDRYLFLEAMLSAQECLYISYVGRSIQDNTERVPSVLVSELIEYCQQNYCLSADQALPSDGSGIKLTQAISFEHTMTPFSPAAFTQGDASHVLSYAKEWLPAANRSGERSGEFNRALDDYLLGATYPLELDLVELQRFWRLPVQYFFNRRLKVVFEPPLPVMEDDEPFVLNGLESFQLKDALLQVLLDHPAGADEAVRLFVSEQKAQGRLPVGAFGDIEFETNRVQAEDLAKEIRFVSGQPQQDLEVNIEFDVLGEGKPVRLMGWLTQNYQSGLVRFRSGKIRSQDYLAAWIDHLCCAVMGHGKTTHIIGYDRKEGVVHQTLQPIGDTQQAKSLLAELVRLFYQGMTAPLPYFPKTALAGVEAGFSRGKWVDDEEKSLKKMADTFNDSFAFTGEGRDSYISRIWPKWDEELAAESRMYSTLVLQAARLAAADLEDQE, encoded by the coding sequence TTGTTTACTGTTTACCATTCCAATAAAGTTGATACTTTAAAAATTCTTCTCGTTCACTTAATCAAAAGTGACCCTTTAGCCAATCCTTTCGAAAAAGAGCAGATCTTGGTTCAGAGCCCGGGTATGTCTCAATGGCTTAAGATGGAACTCGCCAAAGAGTTTGGTGTAGCAGCAAATATCGATTTTCCTCTTCCAGCGACCTTCATTTGGGATATGTTTACCCAAGTGCTTCCTGATGTACCGAAACGCAGTGCTTTTAACAAAGAAGCGATGACGTGGAAGCTAATGAGTTTGCTACCTGCGAAGCTTGACCACCCTGATTTCTTACCCCTACAGCGCTATCTTGAAAACGACGAAGACGGCTCTAAGTTGTATCAATTAGCCGAGAAAATTGCCGATATCTTCGATGGCTACTTGGTGTATCGACCTGAGTGGATGGCGATGTGGGAAGCGGGAGAACCCGTTGCAGAATTGATTGATAGTGAAGGGCAGCAAGAGCACCCTTGGCAGCCAATTTTGTGGAAGGCACTCTACGAGCAAACGCTCTCTCAAGGCCAATCGAAATATCACCGTGGTAATTTGTATCACGACTTCATTGAAGCGTTAGCTAATCAACAAGGCCAGTTACAACACCTGCCGAAACGTCTGTTTGTGTTTGGTATTTCGTCACTGCCTCCTCGCTACATGGATGCCTTGAAAGCGCTTGGCGAGCAGATTGATGTGCACTTGATGTTCACCAATCCTTGCCAACATTACTGGGGCGATATTCGTGACCGTAAATACTTGGCGAGAGTGGAAGCGCAGCGTCGTAAGCAGTTTGCTTTGGTTGATGGTTTACCTCAGCTTGAGGGCGAAGTCTCACCACTGAAAGATGGCATTGAAGCCAATATTGAAGACGAACTGCATACCAGCCAAGCGGTCGGTAATAGCTTACTTGCGTCTATGGGTAAACTGGGCAGAGATAACCTGTTCTTGCTGTCTCAATCAGACAGCGAAGAGCATGAGTTCTTTATTGATGTCGAGAGAGACAGCCTGCTGCATCAACTGCAAGCCGATATTCTTGAGTTAGAAGAGCACCAAGACGATCACATCTTAGACTCCAGCAACCATAAACAAGTGGTTGAGCTGGGCGATCGTTCGTTGACGGTACACGCTTGTCACAGTCCAATGCGCGAGGTTGAAGTTCTTCATGATCAGTTGTTAGCAATGTTTGACGCTGACCCAACATTAAAGCCACGCGACATCATCGTGATGGTGGCAGACATCAATGCTTACAGCCCTGCTATTCAGGCGGTATTTGGTAATGCTCCGGGTGAGCGTTATATCCCTTACTCGATCTCGGATCGAACGGCAGACCAAGAGAGCCCGATTCTGACCGCGTTTATGCAGTTGGTCGCGCTACCAAACACGCGCTGCTTAGCCTCTGAACTTCTAGAGCTACTAGAAATCCCAGCGATGATGGCACGCTTTGGTATTGATGAATTTCAATTCGAGCAAGCCAAGCAGTGGGTTGAAGAAGCGGGGATCCGCTGGGGCGTCGATTCTTCTACCGCAACCGAGTTTGATTTGCCTGCCACCGAGCAAAATACCTGGCTATTTGGTATCCAGCGCATGCTACTGGGCTATGCGATGTCGGATTCTGCAGGTTTGTTTGAAACTGAACACTCTCCAATTGCAGCTTATAACGAAGTTCAGGGCATTAACGCCGAACTTGCAGGTAAGTTAGCGCACTTTATTGATAGTATTGCCCATTACCGTCAACGCCTTGCCAAGACGCAATCCATCGATATGTGGCGTGAAACCTTGCTGCAAATGATTGATGATTTCTTCGCCGTTGAGCTAGAAGGCGAGGTGGTGCTTAAGTCGATTCGTGATGCACTTTCTCAACTGAATGAACAGCTTGATGATGCCTTGTACGAACAAGAGCTATCGCCAAGCATTATCTATCAGTACTTGAATAATAAACTGTCGGGCGCGCGTATTAGTCAGCGTTTCTTAGCGGGGCAAGTGAACTTTTGTACCCTGATGCCGATGCGTTCTATCCCGTTCAAAACTGTTTGTCTATTAGGCATGAATGACGGTGTTTACCCTCGCTCAATGCCGCCAGAAGGTTTCGATTTGATGAATGGGCGCACTCGACCTGGTGACCGTTCTCGTCGTGATGATGACCGTTACCTATTCTTAGAGGCGATGTTGTCGGCGCAAGAGTGTTTATACATCAGTTATGTCGGCCGCTCGATTCAAGATAATACTGAGCGAGTACCGTCGGTATTGGTTTCAGAGTTGATTGAGTACTGCCAGCAAAACTACTGCCTAAGTGCAGATCAAGCGCTACCAAGTGATGGTTCTGGTATCAAGCTGACTCAAGCGATCAGCTTTGAGCACACCATGACGCCGTTCAGCCCGGCAGCCTTTACACAAGGTGATGCAAGTCATGTATTGAGCTACGCCAAAGAATGGCTTCCTGCAGCTAACCGTTCCGGTGAGCGCAGTGGTGAATTCAATCGTGCCTTGGATGACTATTTGCTTGGTGCGACTTATCCGTTAGAACTCGATTTGGTTGAGCTACAGCGTTTCTGGCGCTTGCCAGTGCAATACTTCTTTAATCGCCGCTTAAAGGTAGTGTTTGAGCCGCCGCTTCCGGTAATGGAAGACGATGAGCCATTCGTGCTTAATGGCTTAGAGAGCTTCCAGCTTAAAGATGCTTTGCTCCAAGTACTACTCGATCACCCAGCAGGGGCAGATGAAGCGGTTCGCTTGTTTGTTTCTGAACAAAAGGCACAAGGTCGCTTACCGGTTGGTGCTTTTGGTGATATCGAGTTTGAAACCAACCGTGTTCAAGCGGAAGATTTAGCCAAAGAGATTCGATTTGTAAGTGGGCAGCCACAACAAGATCTCGAGGTAAATATTGAATTTGACGTGCTAGGCGAGGGCAAGCCGGTTCGTTTGATGGGGTGGCTGACTCAAAATTATCAATCGGGCTTAGTACGCTTCCGTAGCGGTAAAATTCGTTCGCAAGACTACTTGGCTGCGTGGATCGATCACTTGTGTTGCGCAGTGATGGGGCACGGCAAAACGACTCATATTATTGGCTACGACAGAAAAGAAGGTGTGGTGCACCAAACGCTACAACCTATCGGCGATACGCAGCAGGCGAAGAGTTTATTGGCTGAGTTAGTACGACTGTTTTATCAAGGTATGACAGCACCACTGCCGTATTTCCCGAAAACCGCCTTGGCCGGCGTTGAAGCGGGCTTTAGCCGTGGTAAATGGGTCGATGATGAAGAGAAGTCGCTCAAGAAAATGGCCGATACTTTTAATGATAGCTTCGCTTTCACGGGCGAGGGTCGAGATAGCTACATCTCGCGTATTTGGCCTAAGTGGGACGAGGAGCTGGCGGCTGAGTCGCGTATGTATTCAACGCTTGTGTTACAGGCGGCAAGGTTGGCTGCTGCCGATCTGGAAGATCAGGAGTAA
- the recB gene encoding exodeoxyribonuclease V subunit beta, whose amino-acid sequence MTTTSSVQVIAPQTLNTMTFPLHGARLIEASAGTGKTFTIAGLYLRLLLGHGTAAPQGELAEATRHHEPLTVDQILVVTFTEAATAELRDRIRARIHDARIAFARGQSDDPVIAPLLQEIEDHAGAAKTLLNAERQMDEAAVYTIHGFCQRMLTQNAFESGSRFDNEFVTDESHLKAQVVADYWRKQFYPLPIQLAGEVRNIWGSPAALLADVNRYLTGSPLKLTVDAMSGDLQTLHNQNLDKVKQLKALWCESEADFLALISGSDVNKRSYTKKSLPTWLEAVTAWAQSDTHDYQYPDKLEKFSQATLIEKTPKGTAPQHAVFEAIEDFLNNPADLKAPLLAHAITHCRTMLAKAKQQKQWLSFDDLLTQLSASIDVDEQSLLVERIRTLYPVAMIDEFQDTDPLQYSIFSRIYLDNPQCGLFMIGDPKQAIYGFRGADIFTYIKARNQVSAHYTLGTNWRSSADMVSAVNQVFMNSDSPFIYDQDIPFLPVAASPSADKRQWVMNGETQHALTFWLQEAEDKPLPKGEYHKAMAEATASQIQTILTASQNQQAYFDNGKKQHAVNAGDIAVLVRTGSEGRLIKNALSEQGIASVYLSNRDSVFTSLITQDIQRLLQAVLTPENDRALRASLASELFALDAASLDELNNDEVVWENVVNEFREYRKLWLQRGVLPMLRSVISKRHLAERLLEEDNGERSLTDLMHIGELLQQARQELDSDYGLLRWLAEAISDAQNGLGGSEDDIQRLESERNLVQIVTIHKSKGLEYDLVFLPFVASYREASEGKFYDHDSDTTVLDITGSDSALAQADKERLAEDLRLIYVALTRAVYGCFIGMAPLRKGRSTKEPTGVHLSAMGYLVQNGQEQGIAELHQALAAIESKNSRVLLAETPTAHEQVFVQTEQVSEDLYANELKASIDRAWRITSYSGLVKQGSHGASHDATIEVSGFDIDSADEQDESELIEPERSIFTFPRGARPGTFLHTLFEEVEFTEPATSEHNTQVITHLLESEQYELEWLPVLQQLVDTVLNTALDGKNLKLSEKDSTQRLVEMEFLLPIEVLAASELNQTIQYHDPLSAKAGDLGFQTVQGMLKGFIDLVFEHQGKYYVLDWKSNHLGDDVAVYHGEALKSAMADHRYDLQYQIYALALHRFLRSRVANYSYEQHFGGVYYLFLRGMDGQSQQGIFSAKPTLALLDEMDQLIDGKVIDRRSAQLNDDETGQMGLL is encoded by the coding sequence ATGACGACCACAAGCAGTGTTCAGGTAATTGCTCCACAGACACTCAATACCATGACGTTTCCACTTCATGGCGCGCGTTTAATTGAAGCATCGGCGGGTACCGGTAAAACATTTACCATCGCTGGCTTGTACTTACGCTTACTGCTCGGACACGGCACGGCAGCACCACAAGGCGAGCTCGCGGAAGCTACCCGACATCACGAGCCACTGACCGTAGATCAAATCCTAGTCGTGACTTTTACCGAAGCAGCAACCGCAGAGCTGCGTGACCGTATCCGTGCTCGAATCCATGATGCTCGGATTGCGTTTGCTCGCGGGCAAAGTGACGACCCAGTGATTGCTCCTTTGCTGCAAGAGATCGAAGACCACGCTGGCGCTGCAAAAACACTGCTCAATGCGGAAAGGCAAATGGACGAAGCTGCGGTATACACCATTCACGGCTTCTGTCAGCGAATGTTGACTCAAAATGCCTTCGAGTCAGGAAGCCGCTTTGATAATGAATTTGTGACCGATGAAAGTCACCTAAAAGCGCAAGTGGTAGCTGACTACTGGCGTAAGCAGTTTTACCCGCTGCCGATTCAACTGGCTGGTGAGGTTCGTAATATCTGGGGTTCACCGGCTGCATTATTAGCAGACGTCAATCGTTATCTGACGGGCTCTCCATTGAAGCTAACCGTCGACGCGATGTCGGGGGATTTGCAAACTCTGCACAACCAAAACCTAGATAAAGTGAAGCAACTTAAAGCGCTGTGGTGTGAATCCGAAGCGGACTTTTTGGCTTTGATCTCAGGTTCTGATGTGAACAAGCGCAGTTACACCAAGAAGTCTCTGCCGACATGGTTAGAGGCGGTGACGGCATGGGCGCAAAGTGATACCCATGATTATCAATATCCAGACAAGTTAGAGAAGTTCTCTCAAGCCACTCTAATCGAGAAAACACCGAAAGGCACTGCGCCTCAGCATGCTGTTTTTGAAGCGATTGAAGATTTCTTAAATAACCCTGCCGACTTGAAAGCTCCGTTATTAGCGCATGCGATTACTCACTGTCGAACTATGTTAGCCAAGGCAAAACAGCAGAAGCAGTGGTTATCATTTGATGACTTGTTGACTCAGTTATCCGCGTCGATTGATGTCGATGAACAATCTTTGCTGGTGGAAAGAATTCGCACACTCTACCCGGTTGCGATGATCGATGAATTCCAAGATACCGATCCACTGCAATACAGTATTTTTAGCCGAATCTATCTCGATAATCCGCAGTGCGGCTTGTTTATGATCGGTGACCCGAAGCAGGCTATTTACGGCTTCCGTGGCGCAGATATCTTTACCTATATCAAAGCGAGAAACCAAGTTAGTGCTCACTACACCTTAGGCACTAACTGGCGTTCAAGTGCGGATATGGTTAGTGCAGTAAACCAAGTGTTTATGAACTCGGATAGCCCGTTTATTTACGACCAAGACATACCATTTTTGCCTGTTGCTGCCAGTCCATCAGCCGACAAACGCCAATGGGTGATGAACGGAGAAACTCAGCACGCACTCACCTTTTGGCTACAAGAGGCTGAAGATAAGCCGTTACCTAAGGGCGAATATCACAAGGCAATGGCTGAGGCGACGGCGAGTCAAATTCAAACCATTCTGACCGCTTCTCAAAACCAGCAAGCCTATTTCGATAACGGCAAAAAACAACATGCCGTGAATGCGGGCGATATTGCTGTCTTGGTTAGAACTGGTAGTGAAGGTCGTCTGATCAAGAACGCGCTGTCTGAACAAGGCATTGCAAGTGTGTATCTTTCGAACCGAGACAGTGTATTCACCAGCTTGATTACCCAAGATATTCAACGCTTGCTACAAGCTGTGCTGACCCCTGAAAACGACCGTGCATTGCGCGCGAGCTTGGCCTCTGAGTTGTTCGCTCTGGATGCGGCTTCATTGGATGAACTCAACAATGATGAAGTGGTGTGGGAAAACGTTGTTAACGAATTTCGTGAGTATCGTAAGTTGTGGCTTCAGCGTGGCGTGTTACCAATGCTTCGCAGCGTGATCAGCAAGCGACATTTGGCGGAACGCTTGCTGGAAGAAGACAATGGTGAGCGCTCACTCACTGATTTGATGCACATAGGTGAATTGCTGCAACAGGCAAGACAAGAGCTCGACAGCGACTATGGTTTGTTGCGTTGGTTGGCAGAAGCGATTTCCGATGCACAAAATGGTTTAGGCGGTAGTGAAGATGATATTCAACGCCTTGAATCAGAGAGAAACTTGGTTCAAATCGTTACTATCCATAAGTCGAAAGGTTTGGAATATGACTTAGTATTCCTGCCATTTGTTGCGAGTTACCGAGAAGCGAGCGAAGGCAAATTCTACGACCATGATTCAGACACCACAGTACTGGATATTACCGGTAGTGATAGTGCTTTAGCCCAAGCGGATAAAGAGCGACTCGCGGAAGACCTGCGTTTGATTTATGTAGCGCTGACTCGTGCCGTTTATGGCTGTTTCATTGGCATGGCACCACTGCGTAAAGGGCGTTCAACCAAAGAGCCTACCGGCGTGCATTTGAGTGCGATGGGCTATTTGGTTCAAAATGGTCAAGAGCAAGGTATTGCCGAATTGCATCAGGCTCTTGCAGCCATTGAGAGTAAGAACTCAAGGGTCCTGCTAGCCGAAACACCAACCGCTCACGAGCAAGTGTTTGTACAAACGGAGCAAGTGAGTGAAGACTTATATGCGAACGAACTCAAGGCTTCAATCGACAGGGCTTGGCGTATCACCAGTTACTCGGGGCTTGTAAAGCAAGGCAGTCACGGTGCGAGTCATGACGCGACCATTGAGGTGTCTGGTTTTGATATTGACTCGGCAGATGAGCAGGATGAGTCTGAGTTGATTGAACCTGAACGCTCTATCTTTACGTTCCCTCGTGGTGCTCGTCCGGGTACTTTCTTGCACACCTTGTTTGAGGAAGTTGAGTTTACCGAGCCAGCAACCAGCGAACACAACACGCAAGTAATCACTCACTTATTAGAGTCAGAGCAATACGAATTAGAGTGGCTACCTGTGCTTCAACAACTGGTTGATACGGTGCTGAACACCGCATTGGATGGCAAGAACTTAAAACTAAGCGAGAAAGACTCAACACAACGCTTAGTTGAGATGGAGTTCTTACTGCCAATCGAAGTGTTGGCTGCATCTGAATTGAATCAAACCATTCAATATCACGATCCGTTATCGGCTAAAGCGGGCGACCTAGGTTTTCAAACCGTGCAAGGCATGTTGAAAGGCTTCATCGATTTGGTGTTCGAGCATCAAGGTAAATACTATGTACTCGACTGGAAATCGAACCACTTAGGAGATGATGTTGCCGTCTACCATGGTGAAGCATTGAAATCGGCGATGGCCGACCATCGCTATGATCTGCAATACCAAATCTATGCATTGGCGCTGCACCGCTTTTTGCGTAGTCGTGTTGCCAATTACAGCTACGAACAACATTTTGGTGGCGTGTACTATTTGTTTTTACGAGGAATGGACGGCCAATCTCAGCAAGGTATTTTCTCCGCTAAACCAACGCTGGCTTTACTTGATGAAATGGATCAATTGATTGACGGAAAAGTGATAGACAGACGTTCAGCACAATTGAATGACGATGAAACTGGACAGATGGGGCTTTTATAA
- the recD gene encoding exodeoxyribonuclease V subunit alpha, whose protein sequence is MTTTTTNTSIDTANTAKPISLIPEQLMDVLKFLADKGSIRQLDYQFARFIAQQATSYPQEIGFLAGVVSHELGKGHICTQLIQQHTTGHEQTADLAQLLGLYGETALQLNQKLLGIDWLAVLQSSNLVGATNDCVKPLMFDGQRVYLQRYWNYEVVLADTLNRLSKPVEFNIEQKKALTETLNQLFTRSYHFLFNALAKAEANQQTSQVLRQQLVCDHLDIVDEQSLNWGAIDQAIVQVKQVTDLDVLDGLVPLSACLNWQKVAAAVALSRRFAVISGGPGTGKTTTVTKLLSAMVEQSLSQGKIPTIKLVAPTGKAAARLTESIGKAIEQLPLAPEVKANIPTESSTLHRLLGAIPNRAEFRHNRRNPLHLDILVVDEASMVDLSMMYKLVDALPDHARLILLGDKDQLASVEAGSVLGDICSFNSAGYSSAQGNLIAEMTGFDAIANSQQTKAGVVNPPAIADSLCMLQKSYRFDARSGIGQLAKAINNGSANQVDQVFAKGFGDIENHPLSSDSYNLMLRTLVNEYGAYLNRMNVPLEELETQEARAKSVLDLFSQCRLLCSIREGDFGVKGLNYRIERALAARRLVNPHNDELWYHGRPVMVTRNDHGLGLYNGDIGICMLESDSSHSDSAPRLKVYFELPDGSVKAVLPSRVPDHETAYAMTIHKSQGSEFDLTLMILPPDFSPILTRELIYTGITRAKKRLMMFSDTNVLKRGIKVKTERVSGLGSRLTS, encoded by the coding sequence ATGACAACAACGACCACTAATACCAGCATAGATACTGCGAACACAGCAAAGCCAATTTCACTTATTCCTGAGCAACTTATGGATGTACTCAAGTTTCTTGCGGATAAGGGTTCTATTCGTCAGTTGGATTATCAATTTGCTCGTTTTATTGCTCAGCAAGCTACGAGCTACCCTCAAGAGATCGGCTTTCTCGCTGGGGTAGTGAGCCATGAATTAGGCAAAGGGCATATTTGTACTCAGCTGATACAGCAGCACACGACTGGCCACGAACAAACGGCAGATCTAGCTCAGTTACTTGGGTTGTACGGTGAAACGGCTCTGCAATTGAATCAAAAGTTGTTAGGTATTGATTGGTTGGCGGTACTTCAATCGTCCAATTTAGTTGGAGCAACCAATGACTGTGTTAAGCCGCTGATGTTTGATGGGCAGCGTGTCTACTTACAGCGTTACTGGAACTACGAGGTTGTGCTGGCAGACACGTTAAACCGTTTAAGTAAGCCGGTAGAGTTCAATATTGAACAGAAAAAGGCGCTGACGGAAACCCTCAATCAGCTATTTACGCGCAGTTATCACTTTCTGTTTAATGCCTTAGCCAAGGCTGAAGCAAATCAACAAACGTCTCAGGTATTACGTCAACAGCTGGTGTGTGATCATCTTGATATTGTCGATGAGCAATCTCTGAATTGGGGGGCAATCGACCAAGCGATCGTCCAAGTGAAGCAGGTAACGGACTTAGATGTTCTAGATGGTTTAGTACCGCTATCAGCATGTTTGAACTGGCAAAAAGTGGCGGCAGCGGTGGCACTGAGTCGTCGTTTTGCGGTGATTTCCGGAGGGCCGGGTACCGGTAAAACAACCACGGTAACCAAGTTATTGTCGGCGATGGTCGAGCAATCACTAAGCCAAGGTAAAATCCCAACGATTAAGCTCGTGGCACCAACGGGTAAAGCGGCGGCACGTTTAACTGAATCAATCGGTAAAGCGATTGAGCAACTGCCATTAGCGCCTGAAGTAAAAGCCAACATACCAACGGAATCAAGCACCTTACACAGATTGCTCGGTGCGATTCCCAACCGTGCTGAGTTTAGACATAACCGACGTAATCCACTTCACCTTGATATCTTGGTGGTGGATGAAGCGTCGATGGTTGATCTGTCAATGATGTATAAGCTGGTGGATGCGCTCCCTGACCACGCAAGGCTGATTCTGCTTGGGGATAAAGACCAACTGGCTTCCGTGGAGGCTGGGTCAGTGTTAGGTGACATCTGTTCGTTTAACTCTGCTGGTTATAGCAGCGCGCAAGGCAACTTGATTGCGGAGATGACAGGCTTTGATGCGATAGCCAATTCACAGCAGACAAAAGCGGGAGTCGTTAATCCTCCGGCGATTGCAGACAGCCTATGTATGCTGCAGAAGAGTTACCGTTTCGATGCCCGCTCTGGTATTGGTCAGCTGGCAAAAGCAATCAATAACGGCTCTGCGAATCAAGTAGACCAAGTGTTTGCCAAAGGGTTTGGCGATATTGAGAACCATCCTCTATCGAGTGACAGCTATAACTTGATGCTGCGTACCTTGGTTAATGAGTATGGTGCATATCTCAATAGAATGAATGTACCGTTGGAAGAGTTAGAAACTCAAGAAGCGAGAGCCAAATCGGTACTCGATTTGTTCAGCCAATGTCGACTGTTGTGTTCTATTCGTGAAGGTGATTTTGGTGTTAAAGGCCTCAACTACAGAATTGAAAGAGCGCTTGCCGCAAGGCGTTTAGTGAATCCACACAATGATGAATTGTGGTATCACGGGCGACCTGTAATGGTAACGCGTAACGATCATGGCTTGGGTTTATACAATGGTGATATTGGTATCTGCATGCTTGAATCGGATTCAAGCCACTCTGACTCTGCACCTAGATTGAAGGTTTATTTTGAGTTGCCCGATGGCAGCGTAAAGGCGGTGCTACCAAGCCGAGTACCAGATCATGAAACGGCTTATGCAATGACGATTCACAAATCGCAGGGCAGTGAATTTGATCTGACCTTAATGATCCTGCCGCCAGATTTCAGCCCAATTTTGACGCGAGAGCTTATATACACAGGTATTACGCGTGCGAAGAAACGACTGATGATGTTCAGTGATACTAACGTATTAAAGCGTGGAATTAAGGTGAAAACAGAGCGAGTGAGTGGTTTAGGAAGCCGCTTAACTAGCTAA
- the argA gene encoding amino-acid N-acetyltransferase has translation MKLRSTALVKGFRQSTPYVNAHRGKTMVIMLGGEAVADKNFGNIISDIALLHSLGVKIVLVHGARPQINQLLAKQDCHTPYHKNIRVTDEYALGVAMQAAGQLQLAITARLSMSLNNTPMAGTQLNVMSGNFITAQPLGVDDGTDYCHSGRIRRIDIEGINRTLDQGSIVLLGPIASSVTGESFNLLSEEVATQVAIRLKADKLIGFCSEQGVTDQNGNVLAELFPKDAKLILERLTESQNPVEDMSTGTMRFLKGAISACRAGVPRCHLISYKVDGALIQELFSFDGIGTQVVMASAEQVRQAQIDDIGGIFDLIRPLEEQGILVRRSREQLEQEIHRFTIIEKDGLIIGCAALYAYPEDHMAEMACVAIHPDYRDGNRGQILLDYMRHQSKSRDIDQIFVLTTHSLHWFREQGFYEIGVDELPMEKQGLYNYQRNSKILALNV, from the coding sequence GTGAAACTAAGAAGTACTGCGCTAGTAAAAGGCTTTAGACAATCAACCCCCTATGTAAACGCACACCGTGGCAAAACCATGGTCATAATGCTGGGAGGCGAAGCCGTTGCCGATAAGAACTTTGGTAACATAATTAGTGACATCGCTCTGCTCCACAGTCTTGGAGTAAAGATTGTTCTCGTTCACGGTGCAAGACCACAGATCAACCAACTGCTAGCAAAACAAGATTGCCACACACCCTATCATAAGAACATTAGAGTCACCGATGAATATGCTCTGGGTGTGGCTATGCAGGCTGCTGGACAGCTTCAACTAGCCATCACCGCACGTCTTTCAATGAGCTTAAACAACACGCCAATGGCGGGCACTCAACTCAACGTGATGAGTGGCAACTTCATTACGGCACAGCCGCTGGGAGTTGATGATGGCACCGACTATTGCCATAGCGGGCGTATTCGTCGAATCGATATCGAAGGGATTAATCGCACACTCGACCAAGGATCTATTGTATTGCTTGGCCCGATTGCTAGTTCTGTAACAGGCGAAAGCTTTAACCTGCTTTCTGAAGAGGTTGCAACCCAGGTAGCCATTCGTTTAAAAGCCGACAAGCTTATTGGCTTTTGCTCTGAGCAAGGGGTGACAGATCAAAACGGCAATGTGCTCGCCGAGCTCTTTCCTAAAGACGCTAAACTCATTCTAGAGCGCTTAACCGAAAGTCAGAATCCAGTTGAAGACATGAGCACCGGGACCATGCGCTTCCTAAAGGGAGCAATTTCCGCTTGTCGTGCGGGCGTACCTCGTTGCCACTTAATCAGCTACAAAGTGGATGGCGCCCTGATCCAAGAGCTGTTCTCTTTCGATGGTATTGGAACCCAAGTTGTGATGGCGAGCGCCGAGCAAGTAAGACAAGCTCAGATTGACGACATTGGCGGCATCTTTGACCTTATTCGCCCTCTTGAAGAACAAGGCATCTTAGTACGCCGCTCTAGAGAACAGCTAGAGCAAGAGATCCACCGATTTACCATTATTGAAAAAGATGGGCTGATTATCGGTTGCGCGGCACTTTACGCATACCCTGAAGATCATATGGCGGAGATGGCTTGTGTAGCTATCCATCCTGATTATCGTGATGGCAACCGCGGGCAAATATTACTGGACTATATGCGTCATCAATCGAAGTCTCGAGATATCGACCAAATTTTTGTGTTAACCACACATAGCCTGCATTGGTTCCGTGAACAAGGGTTTTACGAGATTGGAGTTGATGAGCTACCGATGGAAAAACAAGGCCTATACAACTATCAACGTAACTCAAAAATCTTAGCGTTAAATGTGTAA